One window of the Salvelinus sp. IW2-2015 unplaced genomic scaffold, ASM291031v2 Un_scaffold2281, whole genome shotgun sequence genome contains the following:
- the LOC112073518 gene encoding cAMP-regulated phosphoprotein 19 — protein sequence MSEEIEGTRPAIGEASHEEQQEMGDTVLSPEKAEEVKLKARFPHLGAKPGGSDLLRKRLQKGQKFFDSGDYNMAKAKVKNKQQLPAVTPAEKAEITGDHIPTPQDIPQRKPSIVASKLAG from the exons ATGTCCGAGGAGATTGAAGGAACAAGGCCTGCCATCGGGGAGGCATCCCATGAGGAACAGCAG GAGATGGGCGACACAGTCCTCAGCCCGGAAAAGGCAGAGGAGGTGAAACTGAAGGCCAGGTTCCCTCATCTTGGTGCCAAGCCTGGGGGCTCTGACCTGCTCCGGAAACGGCTTCAGAAAGGG CAAAAGTTCTTTGACTCTGGGGACTACAACATGGCCAAGGCTAAGGTGAAGAACAAGCAGCAGCTCCCTGCAGTGACACCGGCTGAGAAGGCAGAGATTACCGGGGACCACATCCCCACACCCCAGGACATCCCCCAGAGGAAGCCCTCCATCGTGGCCAGCAAACTGGCTGGCTGA